In Thermococcus camini, a genomic segment contains:
- a CDS encoding Na+/H+ antiporter NhaC family protein, with the protein MSDFGILSLLPPLVAIILAIWTKRVVLALFAGVWIGGVMVSGGNPITGTTQTLEWVVGSVTDDWNARILIFDFLIGAGVGLIYKSGGVHALAKALSKRVKTSRGASVLGWIMGVLVFFDDYTNTIIVGNTMRPITDRTRVSREMLAYIDDSTAAPVAGLALISTWIGYELAMIGKGFDGFGVTYNSYDAWISSVPFRFYSILAILLVLIVAYTHRHYGPMLHAEYRARTEGKVLRDGAKPLMTTEVDLGMPKEGGNLWDFVIPILVLVFVSMIGLWYTGAANLEAYSQDLGWWTELDNPFGVNFLNYSFIESFREADAATALLWGSFTMVLVASIMLLGRKKMSIEEWEDTVVRGMKQMLFANTILVLAWSLGNAADAVGTGTYIIDLATGSGANLGPWMPLIMFLAAMFVAFTTGTSWGTFAIMVPLGVQLSLAFTNGHVNEIVFATIGATFTGSIFGDHCSPISDTTIMSSMFSGSDHIDHVTTQIPYAVTVASIGAVLYILFGLGVRSWVVLLPAGIVLLVGAWYVLSEWYGKRYGIPHGKVPIYVVEE; encoded by the coding sequence GTGTCGGACTTTGGAATACTGTCTCTGCTGCCACCGCTGGTGGCTATTATCTTGGCGATATGGACTAAGAGGGTTGTACTTGCTCTGTTTGCCGGTGTCTGGATTGGGGGCGTTATGGTATCGGGGGGAAACCCGATAACGGGAACCACCCAGACCCTTGAATGGGTGGTTGGCAGTGTCACCGATGACTGGAACGCCAGGATACTCATCTTCGACTTCCTGATTGGAGCCGGTGTCGGTTTGATATACAAGTCCGGAGGAGTTCATGCACTCGCAAAGGCGCTCTCAAAGAGGGTAAAGACGAGCAGGGGTGCCTCTGTCTTGGGATGGATTATGGGTGTCCTGGTGTTCTTCGACGATTACACAAACACGATAATAGTCGGCAACACCATGAGGCCAATAACCGACAGGACCCGCGTTTCCCGTGAGATGCTGGCGTACATAGACGACTCAACGGCCGCTCCGGTGGCGGGTCTGGCTCTTATTTCAACGTGGATCGGCTACGAGCTGGCGATGATAGGAAAGGGCTTTGATGGGTTTGGGGTGACGTATAACTCCTACGATGCTTGGATTTCGAGCGTCCCCTTCAGGTTCTACTCGATACTCGCGATTCTCCTGGTTCTGATAGTGGCCTATACCCACAGGCACTACGGCCCGATGCTTCACGCCGAGTACCGTGCCAGGACCGAGGGCAAAGTTCTCCGCGATGGCGCCAAGCCGCTCATGACGACGGAGGTCGATCTCGGAATGCCCAAGGAAGGCGGCAACCTCTGGGATTTCGTGATACCCATCCTAGTGCTAGTCTTCGTCTCGATGATCGGCCTCTGGTACACTGGGGCGGCGAACCTTGAAGCCTACAGCCAGGACCTCGGGTGGTGGACTGAGCTGGATAACCCCTTTGGCGTGAACTTCCTCAACTACAGCTTTATCGAGTCCTTCCGTGAGGCCGACGCCGCAACGGCGCTCCTTTGGGGAAGCTTTACAATGGTTCTCGTCGCCAGCATAATGCTCCTCGGCAGGAAGAAGATGAGCATCGAGGAGTGGGAGGACACTGTCGTCAGGGGAATGAAGCAGATGCTCTTCGCCAACACCATCCTTGTCCTCGCATGGAGCCTCGGTAACGCCGCAGATGCAGTTGGGACGGGCACGTACATAATAGACCTCGCCACCGGTTCCGGCGCCAACCTCGGTCCCTGGATGCCGCTCATAATGTTCCTCGCGGCGATGTTCGTTGCATTCACGACCGGAACCAGCTGGGGAACCTTCGCCATAATGGTTCCGCTCGGCGTTCAGCTCAGCCTTGCCTTTACCAACGGGCATGTAAACGAGATAGTCTTCGCCACCATTGGAGCAACCTTCACCGGCTCGATATTCGGCGACCACTGCTCACCGATCAGCGATACAACAATCATGAGCTCGATGTTCTCCGGAAGTGATCACATAGACCACGTGACAACGCAGATACCCTACGCGGTGACTGTGGCATCGATAGGCGCAGTTCTCTACATCCTCTTTGGACTCGGCGTCAGGAGCTGGGTGGTACTCCTGCCCGCTGGAATAGTGCTCCTCGTTGGGGCATGGTACGTCCTTAGCGAGTGGTACGGCAAAAGGTACGGCATACCGCACGGCAAGGTGCCAATCTACGTGGTTGAAGAGTGA
- the udg gene encoding type-4 uracil-DNA glycosylase, protein MGKEELMRKLEERIRNCQKCPLGRLRTNAVPGSGSYDAKVMFIGEAPGYWEDQKGLPFVGRAGKVLDELLAEIGLTREEVYITNIVKCRPPENRDPLEDEIKACSPYLDRQIDIIRPRVIVPLGRHSMRYILEKFGFEPEPISKIHGKTFEAHTLFGKIIIMPMYHPAAALYRPPIKEELRKDFLRLGELIGSSL, encoded by the coding sequence ATGGGGAAGGAAGAACTCATGAGGAAGCTTGAAGAGCGCATAAGGAACTGCCAGAAATGTCCCCTCGGGAGGCTCAGAACCAACGCAGTTCCCGGCTCGGGAAGCTACGACGCTAAGGTGATGTTCATCGGGGAAGCGCCGGGCTACTGGGAAGACCAGAAGGGCCTACCCTTCGTCGGAAGGGCGGGAAAGGTACTCGACGAGCTCCTGGCCGAGATAGGTCTCACCAGGGAGGAGGTTTACATAACCAACATCGTCAAGTGCCGCCCGCCCGAGAACCGCGACCCGCTGGAGGATGAGATAAAGGCCTGCTCCCCCTACCTCGACAGGCAGATAGACATCATCAGGCCCAGGGTTATAGTTCCGCTCGGCAGGCACTCCATGAGGTACATCCTGGAGAAGTTCGGCTTTGAGCCAGAGCCCATAAGCAAGATACACGGAAAAACCTTCGAGGCCCACACCCTCTTCGGAAAGATAATCATAATGCCAATGTATCACCCGGCCGCCGCACTCTATCGGCCGCCCATAAAGGAGGAGCTCAGAAAGGACTTTCTTAGGCTCGGGGAGCTCATCGGTTCCTCACTATGA
- the tes-int gene encoding tetraether lipid synthase Tes, intein-containing, with protein MAESVGEVPSGEKEFAESTRRIRDIIEFPEINEEEFERMLKIASRAYGGPLPHRTYSLCPETRRVVPALVWENDGKVWITKRCPEGMITDVYYESIEQYYRFQKWKYDFKLMSTNVENTGVNCPFDCGMCARHRSHTNLLNIVLTNRCNLSCWYCLPRDEEVPFRINGKPVIARMEDVARLVEFKHRVEIDGFSGEYGTPDWLEVITFRNGKAEWARVTKFLRRRHEGKVYRIRTHTGRVLRTTPEHKFLVYSNGEFVKKRADELKAGDELVLLWNFGNGSEGEEFEIDLLEAFRDLPEDEKEKTYVRGIGELDLSPLKEKYGDKIYQWKSRDSMPLKAFYELNVSGNFRLGRDATDHELPSKLKVTPEFAKLIGYFISDGHYTDKDLRITVGHEDVEREIVALLKKLGLPFSFLEWKGKAKQIVIGSRLLRLVFKYALGIPEGAENKRLPRDFLRFPLDAKVALLSGLFNGDGYVVRGERHLSVGYASVSRALIRDMLYLLASLGVFARVYTVEKEKMSGANHDLHKLYIAGTDMVKLLELLELREGHRERLGDVGKRKPARIDRVGDFFLDAVEAIETEEYSGYVYDLEVDSEEHAFVAGDGILISNCFFYAKEGQPIYEPTLEQIRMMLRNAKKQYPVGANAVQLTGGEPTLREDLIEIIKVAKEEGYDHVQLNTDGIKLAFEPELVKKIREAGVNTLYMSYDGMTPQTNWKNHWEVPLIFENVRKAGGPGIVLVPTTIRNVNDHELGAMINFALNHLDIVRGVNFQPISLVGRVPRKERQRFRITIPGAIERIEEQTNGAIAMDDWYPIPIAGHIARFFEAFTGSRYYMTSHYCCGAATYVFLDRENKKVIPISRFLDVEGFVEYLEEKADEIEQWKTMGRLRKLKLGAEIFVKFKSFYDDRYAPKGVKVLDLIKNAFMYGNYDALGKFHTNALFLGMMHFMDEYNYDVERVERCVIHYAMPDGRTVPFCTFNVIPELYRDKVQAQFSYTWEEWKAMHPDWEYRKDKYIRTKEFVEEMKKSELYRKTYIDIEDYFGLAE; from the coding sequence ATGGCTGAAAGTGTTGGTGAAGTTCCAAGCGGCGAAAAAGAGTTCGCCGAATCAACCCGCAGGATAAGAGACATCATCGAATTCCCCGAGATAAATGAGGAAGAGTTTGAGCGCATGCTCAAGATTGCAAGCAGGGCCTATGGAGGGCCCCTGCCGCACAGGACGTACTCCCTCTGTCCCGAAACGAGGAGAGTTGTTCCGGCCCTCGTATGGGAGAACGATGGGAAGGTCTGGATAACCAAACGCTGTCCCGAAGGAATGATAACCGACGTCTATTACGAGAGCATTGAGCAGTACTACCGCTTCCAGAAGTGGAAGTACGATTTCAAGCTTATGAGCACAAACGTTGAGAACACCGGCGTTAACTGCCCCTTTGACTGTGGAATGTGTGCCAGACACCGCTCCCACACTAACCTGCTCAACATCGTGCTCACCAACCGCTGTAATTTAAGCTGCTGGTACTGTCTTCCAAGGGACGAGGAAGTCCCCTTCAGGATAAACGGGAAACCCGTGATTGCCAGAATGGAGGACGTGGCCAGGCTGGTGGAATTCAAACACAGGGTTGAAATAGACGGCTTCTCCGGAGAATACGGCACGCCGGACTGGCTTGAGGTAATAACCTTCAGAAATGGAAAGGCCGAGTGGGCGAGGGTTACCAAGTTCCTCAGGAGGAGGCACGAGGGTAAGGTCTACAGGATAAGAACCCACACTGGAAGGGTCCTCAGAACGACTCCGGAGCATAAGTTTCTGGTTTATTCAAACGGGGAGTTCGTTAAAAAGAGGGCTGATGAGCTGAAAGCCGGTGATGAGCTCGTTCTCCTCTGGAACTTTGGGAACGGTTCTGAAGGCGAGGAATTTGAGATTGACCTTCTTGAAGCGTTCAGAGACCTGCCGGAGGACGAGAAGGAGAAAACATACGTGCGCGGAATCGGTGAACTGGACTTAAGCCCGCTGAAGGAGAAGTACGGAGACAAAATCTACCAGTGGAAGAGCAGGGACTCAATGCCGTTGAAAGCTTTCTACGAGCTCAACGTCTCCGGAAACTTCCGCCTCGGAAGGGACGCCACCGACCATGAGCTCCCCTCGAAACTCAAGGTAACCCCAGAGTTCGCCAAGCTCATTGGCTACTTCATCTCCGACGGGCACTACACCGACAAGGACCTCAGGATAACCGTTGGCCACGAGGACGTGGAGAGGGAAATTGTAGCCCTGTTGAAGAAGCTCGGACTACCTTTCAGCTTCCTTGAGTGGAAGGGCAAGGCGAAGCAGATAGTAATCGGCAGCAGGCTCCTAAGGCTGGTCTTCAAATATGCACTTGGTATTCCCGAGGGAGCCGAGAACAAGAGGCTTCCAAGGGACTTCCTGAGGTTCCCGCTCGATGCGAAGGTCGCCCTCCTGAGCGGGCTCTTCAACGGCGACGGCTACGTGGTAAGGGGAGAGAGGCATCTCAGCGTTGGCTACGCAAGCGTTTCAAGGGCACTGATAAGGGACATGCTGTATCTCCTGGCTTCTCTTGGAGTCTTCGCGAGGGTCTACACTGTTGAGAAGGAGAAAATGAGCGGGGCAAACCACGACCTTCACAAGCTCTACATAGCCGGTACCGACATGGTGAAACTCCTTGAGCTGCTTGAGCTCAGAGAAGGGCACAGGGAGAGGCTTGGCGACGTGGGGAAGAGAAAGCCCGCGAGAATAGACCGCGTTGGGGACTTCTTCCTGGATGCCGTTGAAGCGATCGAGACGGAAGAGTACAGCGGCTACGTCTACGACCTTGAAGTTGACAGCGAGGAGCACGCGTTCGTTGCCGGGGATGGAATTCTGATAAGCAACTGCTTCTTCTACGCCAAGGAGGGCCAGCCGATATACGAGCCGACCCTCGAGCAGATACGCATGATGCTCCGCAACGCCAAGAAGCAGTATCCTGTTGGGGCCAATGCCGTCCAGCTGACCGGCGGAGAGCCGACCCTCCGCGAGGACCTCATAGAGATAATCAAAGTCGCGAAGGAAGAAGGTTACGACCACGTCCAGCTCAACACCGACGGAATAAAGCTCGCCTTCGAGCCGGAGCTGGTAAAGAAGATCCGCGAGGCTGGCGTTAATACCCTCTACATGAGCTACGACGGAATGACGCCCCAGACCAACTGGAAGAACCACTGGGAGGTTCCCCTCATCTTCGAGAACGTCAGGAAGGCCGGAGGGCCGGGAATAGTCCTGGTTCCAACGACCATAAGGAACGTGAACGACCACGAACTCGGAGCCATGATAAACTTCGCCCTCAACCACCTGGACATCGTCAGGGGTGTGAACTTCCAGCCCATCTCCCTCGTCGGAAGGGTCCCGAGGAAGGAGCGCCAGAGGTTTAGAATAACCATTCCCGGCGCCATAGAGCGCATAGAGGAACAGACCAACGGTGCAATAGCGATGGACGACTGGTACCCGATTCCGATAGCAGGACACATAGCCAGGTTCTTCGAGGCCTTCACCGGCTCGCGCTACTACATGACGAGCCACTACTGCTGTGGCGCGGCAACCTACGTCTTCCTCGACCGCGAGAACAAGAAGGTCATCCCGATAAGCAGGTTCCTCGACGTCGAGGGCTTCGTCGAGTACCTTGAAGAGAAGGCTGATGAGATAGAGCAGTGGAAAACCATGGGCAGACTCAGGAAACTCAAGCTCGGGGCGGAGATATTCGTGAAGTTCAAGAGCTTCTATGACGACAGGTACGCGCCCAAAGGCGTGAAGGTGCTCGACCTTATAAAGAACGCCTTCATGTACGGCAACTACGACGCCCTCGGCAAGTTCCACACCAATGCCCTCTTCCTCGGAATGATGCACTTCATGGACGAGTACAACTACGACGTCGAGCGCGTCGAGCGCTGCGTCATCCACTACGCCATGCCGGACGGCAGGACGGTGCCCTTCTGCACCTTCAACGTGATTCCAGAGCTCTACCGCGACAAGGTCCAGGCCCAGTTCAGCTACACCTGGGAGGAGTGGAAGGCCATGCACCCAGACTGGGAGTACCGGAAGGACAAGTACATCAGAACGAAGGAGTTTGTCGAGGAGATGAAAAAGAGCGAGCTTTACAGGAAGACCTACATCGACATCGAGGACTACTTCGGCCTGGCGGAGTGA
- a CDS encoding DUF3213 domain-containing protein, whose translation MAMEGASGKQLLRIDFKFRKIAPDEARTKQYELLKDERIWRAFLNGYTGNGYVVFDEEALPKDELLSRLREFEPEVTAIRRLTLGELIESSYSWNNILGSMEP comes from the coding sequence ATGGCGATGGAGGGGGCAAGCGGAAAGCAACTCCTGAGGATCGACTTCAAGTTCAGGAAGATAGCACCGGATGAAGCAAGAACGAAGCAGTACGAGCTCCTGAAGGACGAGAGAATCTGGAGGGCATTCCTCAACGGCTACACCGGGAACGGCTACGTGGTCTTCGACGAGGAGGCCCTCCCGAAGGACGAACTCCTGTCCAGACTGAGGGAGTTCGAGCCAGAGGTAACGGCCATACGCCGGCTCACCCTCGGGGAGCTCATAGAATCCAGCTACTCGTGGAACAACATACTGGGAAGTATGGAACCGTAA
- a CDS encoding DUF2139 domain-containing protein, which translates to MLMRNYRFPGRYGPEWGSGGIFGLRYHNGTLYFTLAFEAEAHFIDVKSGDEKVYDFTLLGDAPTSGGDTYNAVEAVDEFIYFGGWVHAPAVYREDRRILFRNKYSHVHVYDTENDSIRLLWRDSIHHETDWAGEVSDILYDPYGDRLLLAREDGHANLGVYALDRRTGKAEPLIHEPTPKGTTVHDAAFFGVGNNFTGGLREFRTLDLVEGRWETFKPGGSADGRPYIRPELGAMASAYNRAFAFVRGGVLAGNPLMGEEFTFFRLFDFYTFYAPFRVNAINVGGGILTAFNAHHDAVYRPGFRDAGIEWNATNTVVGPSVLLYIAPPMVRIVGAFGARVTSIEKVGGKLLVATNTAPNTGATEATPFDTGSRDVVVLDERIIQERPPAVSFSLPLALPSAAKGLGAGTFGGIPLDGYCEPRMVLYLSSDNRLTVYEYNLSLPAGEAVAETFDVKAGKNILELDSFSGIVGFELEKEDMKGKARIELR; encoded by the coding sequence ATGCTCATGAGGAACTACCGTTTTCCTGGTCGCTACGGCCCCGAGTGGGGCAGCGGGGGAATATTCGGGTTGCGGTACCACAACGGGACGCTTTACTTTACGCTGGCCTTCGAGGCCGAGGCACACTTCATAGACGTGAAGAGTGGTGATGAAAAGGTTTACGATTTCACCCTCCTTGGCGATGCTCCGACGAGCGGCGGGGACACCTACAACGCGGTCGAGGCGGTTGATGAGTTCATATACTTTGGCGGCTGGGTTCATGCCCCGGCCGTTTACAGGGAAGACAGGAGAATACTCTTCCGCAACAAGTACTCCCACGTCCACGTCTACGACACGGAGAACGATTCAATAAGGCTCCTCTGGAGGGACTCCATCCATCACGAGACCGACTGGGCCGGTGAGGTAAGCGATATACTCTACGACCCCTATGGCGACAGGCTGCTTTTGGCGAGGGAAGACGGGCATGCGAACCTCGGCGTCTACGCCCTGGACCGGAGAACCGGAAAGGCCGAACCTTTGATTCACGAGCCGACCCCCAAGGGAACCACGGTTCACGACGCTGCCTTTTTCGGCGTTGGAAACAACTTCACCGGCGGTCTGAGGGAGTTCAGGACCCTCGACCTGGTGGAGGGGAGATGGGAGACCTTCAAGCCCGGCGGAAGCGCTGACGGGCGGCCGTACATAAGGCCCGAACTCGGGGCCATGGCCTCGGCGTACAACAGGGCCTTCGCCTTCGTCAGGGGAGGGGTTCTGGCGGGGAATCCCCTCATGGGGGAGGAGTTCACTTTTTTCCGTCTCTTCGACTTCTACACCTTCTACGCCCCATTCAGGGTGAACGCGATTAACGTCGGTGGAGGAATACTAACGGCCTTCAACGCACACCACGACGCGGTTTACAGGCCGGGTTTCCGTGATGCCGGAATCGAGTGGAACGCTACCAACACCGTCGTCGGGCCGAGCGTTCTTCTCTACATCGCCCCGCCGATGGTCCGGATAGTCGGGGCATTCGGTGCCAGGGTGACGAGCATCGAGAAAGTGGGTGGGAAGCTCCTCGTTGCCACCAACACCGCCCCCAACACGGGCGCGACTGAGGCGACGCCCTTTGATACGGGGAGCAGGGATGTGGTGGTTCTTGACGAGAGGATAATTCAGGAGAGGCCGCCGGCGGTGAGCTTCTCCCTCCCGCTCGCGCTTCCGAGCGCCGCAAAGGGCCTTGGGGCGGGGACCTTCGGTGGAATCCCGCTGGACGGCTACTGCGAGCCTAGGATGGTTCTCTATCTGAGCAGTGATAACCGCCTTACCGTCTACGAGTACAACCTCTCGCTTCCAGCGGGGGAGGCCGTTGCAGAAACCTTCGATGTCAAGGCGGGCAAGAACATCCTTGAGCTGGACTCCTTCAGCGGAATCGTGGGCTTTGAGCTGGAGAAAGAGGACATGAAAGGAAAAGCAAGAATAGAGCTCCGCTGA
- a CDS encoding CidA/LrgA family protein, producing MRPYRGLTIIFGFYALGEFTTYALNLTIPGSVLGMLFLLGALLTGLIKPEWVEGEAELFVRNMSVMFIPPGVGIVTYLGLIKSQAVPIFVALVLSFLVTLVVTAKTVEFLRRGEE from the coding sequence ATGAGGCCCTACCGAGGACTGACGATAATATTCGGCTTCTACGCGCTGGGTGAGTTTACAACCTATGCCCTCAACCTGACGATTCCGGGGAGCGTGCTCGGCATGCTCTTCCTCCTGGGCGCACTGCTCACAGGCCTCATCAAACCCGAGTGGGTGGAGGGCGAGGCAGAGCTGTTCGTCAGGAACATGAGCGTCATGTTCATCCCTCCCGGCGTCGGGATAGTCACATACCTCGGTCTGATAAAGAGCCAGGCGGTACCGATATTCGTCGCCCTGGTTCTGAGCTTCCTGGTTACGCTCGTCGTGACGGCGAAGACGGTCGAGTTCCTCAGGAGGGGTGAGGAATGA
- a CDS encoding CidB/LrgB family autolysis modulator, with the protein MNPLGITLTLVVFYLFSELHSRKRAFYTNPVLLSIITIAAILKWFGIPYGSYMDSAGILKFLLGPAVVSLAVPVYKGRGTIRAYAKEITLGIAVGGTVAILSAFYIAQFLGGSEEVLLSIAPKSVTTAIAIGISEKIGGIPALTAVLVILTGLLGNAFAPELLDLIRVRDRIARGLATGVSSHGLGTARIILDDELAGAVSGLAMALNGVFTSLLLPYLIEVLK; encoded by the coding sequence ATGAACCCGCTCGGAATAACGCTCACCCTCGTTGTCTTCTACCTGTTCTCGGAGCTCCACTCCAGGAAAAGGGCATTCTATACCAACCCGGTTCTCCTCTCCATAATCACGATAGCTGCCATTCTCAAGTGGTTCGGAATCCCCTACGGGAGCTACATGGATAGCGCAGGCATACTCAAGTTCCTGCTCGGGCCGGCGGTGGTGAGCCTCGCGGTTCCGGTCTACAAAGGCAGGGGGACTATAAGGGCCTACGCGAAGGAGATAACGCTTGGAATAGCCGTCGGCGGAACGGTTGCAATCCTGAGCGCCTTCTATATCGCACAGTTTCTGGGCGGTAGCGAAGAGGTCCTCCTGAGCATAGCCCCCAAGAGCGTTACCACCGCCATAGCGATCGGTATAAGCGAGAAGATAGGCGGCATTCCGGCTTTAACCGCGGTACTCGTGATACTCACCGGACTCCTCGGCAACGCCTTCGCCCCGGAGCTGCTCGACCTTATCAGGGTTAGGGACAGAATAGCCAGAGGTTTGGCGACTGGCGTCAGCTCCCACGGCCTTGGAACGGCGAGGATAATACTGGACGATGAGCTCGCGGGAGCGGTGAGCGGCCTTGCGATGGCCCTGAACGGCGTCTTCACATCGTTACTGCTTCCCTACCTTATCGAAGTCCTCAAGTAG
- a CDS encoding Tfx family DNA-binding protein, whose product MGKGSFLTEQQIKILRLRARGLKQSEIAEILGTSRANISILERRALDKIEKARNTILIWEQINSKISVDVRKGEDIFTVPEKLFRKADELGIKAPYSTAEIIAFLVEHAPISDRIAKRDFTLFLDAKDRLRISECLLEDFDKVGKQ is encoded by the coding sequence ATGGGGAAGGGGAGCTTTCTAACCGAGCAGCAGATTAAAATTCTCAGGCTCCGCGCCAGGGGCCTTAAACAGAGCGAGATAGCCGAGATACTCGGAACGAGCCGGGCCAACATAAGCATCCTTGAGAGACGCGCCCTTGACAAGATCGAGAAAGCCAGAAACACTATCCTCATATGGGAGCAGATAAACTCCAAGATAAGTGTCGATGTGAGAAAGGGTGAGGACATATTCACCGTGCCGGAGAAACTTTTCAGAAAGGCCGACGAGCTGGGGATAAAGGCCCCCTACAGCACGGCGGAGATAATAGCCTTTCTCGTGGAGCACGCCCCGATAAGCGACAGGATAGCGAAGCGCGACTTTACACTTTTCCTTGACGCCAAGGACAGGCTCAGGATAAGCGAGTGCCTACTTGAGGACTTCGATAAGGTAGGGAAGCAGTAA
- a CDS encoding FYVE zinc finger domain-containing protein: MKLYEPVTLAMPLAKRIGGLILEKGRLPEGDEIREFMREFGLEESCLDRGMAIYRTKFLVVLAFPRGENVVIDVISSSGELSDALEIIAYRDRELGAFVVEILPANDLEYEGNIGIEPIIIDEKTLKPESNPVLGHFEEDEEGLFLVIDRETYERWKSEGDVHTCPVCGGELAWKGEKAYCRDCGYGVRVKG, from the coding sequence ATGAAGCTGTACGAACCGGTCACGCTCGCGATGCCCCTCGCGAAGAGGATAGGCGGGCTTATACTTGAGAAAGGCCGCCTTCCGGAGGGGGACGAAATCAGGGAATTCATGAGGGAGTTCGGCCTCGAGGAAAGCTGTCTCGACAGGGGAATGGCGATATACAGGACAAAGTTCCTGGTTGTCCTCGCGTTCCCGCGTGGAGAGAACGTCGTCATCGATGTTATATCCTCCAGCGGAGAGCTGAGCGATGCACTGGAGATAATAGCGTACAGGGACAGGGAGCTGGGTGCCTTCGTCGTGGAGATACTGCCCGCCAACGACCTCGAGTACGAGGGCAACATCGGGATAGAACCGATAATCATAGACGAAAAGACCCTCAAGCCCGAGAGCAACCCCGTTCTCGGCCACTTCGAGGAGGACGAGGAGGGCCTCTTCCTCGTCATAGACCGCGAGACCTACGAGCGCTGGAAGAGTGAGGGAGACGTTCACACCTGCCCCGTCTGCGGAGGGGAGCTCGCCTGGAAGGGGGAGAAAGCCTACTGCCGGGACTGCGGCTACGGCGTGAGGGTAAAAGGTTAA
- a CDS encoding type II toxin-antitoxin system HicB family antitoxin, protein MIVKFDVYFDGEYWCARGINEDIFTQGKTLDELMENLQEAVELHFEEDIESGEKIIVMTLSEFEVSRVEQTASG, encoded by the coding sequence ATGATAGTAAAGTTTGACGTGTATTTCGATGGGGAGTACTGGTGTGCCAGAGGAATTAACGAGGACATTTTCACTCAGGGGAAAACCCTAGATGAGTTGATGGAAAACCTCCAGGAGGCTGTAGAGCTTCATTTCGAGGAGGATATCGAGAGCGGGGAGAAAATAATTGTCATGACGCTCTCGGAGTTCGAGGTGTCCAGAGTTGAGCAAACTGCCAGTGGTTAG
- a CDS encoding aldolase: MSRAIKAQLVKYSRLAHERGLTAAFGGNLSIRKGSLVFIKATGAVMNDMTAEQVAVIDMSGRQVSGVRPSSEYRLHLAIYRSRPDVRAIAHLHPPYSIVSSTLAVGELPIMTPEAEIYLRRIPIAPFRPAGTQELADVVADAILQSDAVIMERHGIVTVGRTLREAFYKAELVEESAKLWYLGRK; this comes from the coding sequence ATGAGCAGGGCAATCAAAGCCCAACTGGTGAAGTACTCCCGCCTTGCCCACGAGAGGGGACTTACAGCCGCATTTGGCGGAAACCTCAGCATCAGGAAGGGAAGCCTCGTCTTCATCAAGGCCACGGGAGCGGTGATGAACGATATGACTGCCGAGCAGGTGGCAGTTATCGACATGAGCGGAAGGCAAGTTTCAGGCGTCAGGCCGTCCTCGGAGTACCGGCTCCACCTGGCCATTTACAGGAGCCGGCCGGACGTTAGGGCCATAGCCCACCTCCACCCGCCGTATTCCATAGTCTCCTCGACGCTGGCGGTGGGTGAACTGCCGATAATGACCCCCGAGGCGGAGATATACCTGAGGAGAATTCCAATAGCCCCGTTCAGGCCTGCGGGGACCCAGGAGCTGGCCGACGTCGTGGCAGACGCCATACTCCAGTCGGACGCCGTCATAATGGAGCGGCACGGCATAGTTACCGTCGGAAGAACCCTGCGGGAGGCCTTCTACAAGGCCGAACTAGTGGAGGAGAGCGCGAAGCTGTGGTACCTGGGCAGAAAATAG
- a CDS encoding UPF0147 family protein, producing MSELIGQIVQVLKEQVVQDTVVPRNIRRAAEQAIEVLLDESKEPAVRAADAIAILEEISEDPNMPMHTRTIIWEVLGALEQVK from the coding sequence ATGAGCGAGCTCATCGGCCAGATCGTGCAGGTTCTCAAGGAGCAGGTCGTTCAGGACACCGTTGTTCCCAGGAACATTAGAAGGGCTGCCGAGCAGGCCATAGAGGTCCTCCTCGACGAGAGCAAGGAGCCCGCCGTCAGGGCGGCCGATGCCATAGCAATCCTTGAGGAGATAAGCGAGGACCCGAACATGCCGATGCACACGAGGACGATCATCTGGGAGGTCCTCGGTGCCCTTGAGCAGGTCAAGTGA